From the Tursiops truncatus isolate mTurTru1 chromosome 6, mTurTru1.mat.Y, whole genome shotgun sequence genome, the window TTTGTACATACTGCTTCTCTCCCTGGAGTGCCCTGCTTCCCCACTTCTCtggaactatatatataaaacctgaaGGGTCATGAGGGAGCTAACAGAAGTGCTACAGACCACTGATGGTCAAGCCAGGGGCTTCCACCCAGAAAAGCAGTGTCACAGCACTGGCAGTGGCCTGTGCTTGGGCTTGCCTTGCTCACTGCCAGCCAACCTGACCATCCACAGCAGTGGGACTCACAGGAGTTGAGGAGCCCCAGTGGCTACAGCAGTCAAGAGAAAACCCAGTACCTGAGGGGCCAGCATTAGAGCAGAACTAAGAACTCAGTACCTGAGGGACCAGCACTGGAACGGGACTAAAGACAGAGGCCTTTGGGCCACACACTACAGGGGCCTCTCTGGACAAGGTGACAGTGCAGAGGCTCCTCACTGGCCGCCTGCACAGGGCCAAGGCCTGTGAGGTGCTCAGACTGTAGAGATGGGAGGTGGATCAAGGAAGAGGCCAGTGTTCACCCTGGAACACAGTCAACCCTCTGGGAATATGGAAATTTTTTCACGAGGGGGAAGTGCGTGTGGAGAAGCAGTTGTAGGAATGTGTGAGAGCACCTTCCAAATAAGGACTTAAAACATGTCATTTTGATAACACTGCTAGAAATACCATCTCACATGTAGATCACATATAACCCATTAGTACACTTGTCCTAAATTAAGTGTTCCTTTGGTCTGTTTCACCTAGCAGTTAGAAATTGAACTTTCTAATGTCTTTTCCATATGACAAAAGACCTTCAAATTTTGTTTGTTAAGTACCCCGAAATCCATCTGGAAATAGAGTATTTCCATAACTCTGTAATCCTCAGATTTGGCAGTTCTCATTATTGTTTTTTCCCCATCACCAGAAGTGTTTTGTCCTTATGAAGTTTTTTgaggaatgaaaggaaataatggaattgttttattcctttaaagGCTTGGTTATCAACATTAacctaataaatatatttcaaatcaaataaaaaatgttaagcaCTATACTTCAAGAACTACACTAGACTGttaggaagataaaaagaaaaattaggcaGTTTTTGTCTTAAAGAAGCATATAAAGACATAGCTAGAATTCACAAAAAGGTAAATGTAATACTGCCTCTTTTATACAGAGTTCATAATATGACAACTTTAGTTATCCAGCTAGTCCAGAAACAGTCTTAAGAGTAAATTCCAGTTGTATCAAATGTACAGAATGTGGGGCACCTTCACTAAAACCCATCCATGGGAAAGCCAGGCTGTCGTGGCAACCACACACCCATGGGCATCATTTGTCTTGCCctgtggggtgcatgtgtctcatGGACAAGTGCCAGAGCAGCCCTCTAGGGAACAAGACTGTCAAAGCCAAAGTGACTGCCATATAGAGTGCATGTGCTAAAGTTTATGTACTTTGTTTGTAGGATTACCCCTCAGCCTCACATAGTTGctcatttacttatattttatgcataattCTCATTTGCCAAAACATGTCAagttaaaaatagcaaaatgttcAGAGACAGTGGGAGTTGTGTATGGGGTGTATTGTGCATCTAAGGAGACCCGTTCAACAAGCCATGATACTGTGTTATCAGCACTGATACCAAGAACATCGGTACAAACACAGCACCAGAACACCTGGCTGTGTGGGGAATGTTAGTGTAACTCTTAGGATATTATGGATTTGTaatttagttattgtattgtgaatgatgaaaacctgaaatcagtgaaagtttatttataaaatgcatttttaagacAACGGGgagtttaaaatacatttttttaagtttcaccAGTCaatagttaaaataaattttatcaacTTAAAATGGTAACGTGACCTAAAAAAATTTTACTAGCTATTCATTTAGCAATATTGCAAATAAAATTTCCACACAACTACAGAAGAAAGGTTATATGGACACATATCATAAAGTCAAATGTTAAATACCTGATAAACTTTCTTCATCAATAACCTGAAGATTGTTCTCATTGATTTTAAGTTCTTCTAATGTAGATGGTAGTTCTGAAGGAATCGCTACCAAATTGTTTCCATCCATATTCAGGCGCATTAACTTCTTTAGAAGCTTAAAAGGCAAAtctcaaaattacttttttatcttGTCACAGATGTACAGTCATATATGTCATTTAATGGTCAGTTTGTGGTAGTTACTAAAGTTTCACAAACCTTCAGTTGCTCAGGCTTAGACAAGAATCCCCATATTCTCCCTGCCACGTAGATGTTGGTCCTGTTAATAGCATTTATTCCCTGGTATTTGCAGCAAACTACATTTGGTGATTTTGCATCACACTCACCCATATTTTTATGGTGACTTTAGAAAGCAAGAGAACGCTCCTATCACCACTGGACCAGTCATATTTTCCTAGATCTTAGGTTTTCAACTTCTCAGCAGTAGACACAAAGTTAATTAAAACATGCAATAATCTGAATCTGTCATAGATGCTAACAAGACAGCAATTTGAACCCTTTCAATGTGTTTGTGAACTCAGTTTTCCATCTATACTAAGTAGAGACAGAGTCATAAAATAGCACTAACGATTGTGgaaattcttcaaaattaaatGCTACAAATGTAACAAACTGTTTCTATATGGTACCCAAACAGTTTTGACTGTCTGGAGAGTGCATATCCACATTTGTTTGTTAGCCAAACTAACCTACACTACCAAAGTTACAGAATGATTTACATCAGTGGTGCTCAGAGTCAATTTCAGCAGTTTGGAAATGGGACAGAGAatcccaaaacaagaaaaaggtaATTTCCTACAGTGTCCTCTTTTTTGATCAAATACAGGAAATGCACAAGTCCCAACTGTTGTTCTATCAGGACGACTAGCATGAGGCAGGACTCCAGGTCTTTCACATGAACATGGACACCAAGTGTCTGGAGCTCTCTCGTCTGCAGTCCAGAATCTATATGAGAACCAGGAACTTGTAAGCTTGTAAGAGGCCAGTGATTTGTCCAAAGAGTGGACAGAAGACCACCCAAGGGGATAAAGTTTGACCTCCTGGCATGTAACTTGTTTTACTTGGGCTTCTTTAAGCGCACACATTTATGAGTATTTGTTTACACACATAAACCCctcctttcttctgtctttgtttttctgaaagtCCTTGATactctgttttctcccttttagaaaaaaattttaaatctgattCTTTCAAAGGTTTACTctatgcttttctctttccctagCGTATCCCCATGTTAATTTTCATCTGAGCCCATTTGTCTTTCTAGAACCCCCTCCTGCTGAAGTATCCTTTATCAGATTTTGCAGATAGcacaaaataaggaaattttGTATTGCTGGCCTGAAAATGTTAACAGAATTTCCAGATAAGCTCTCCTTTTTTCCCAGAAATACCTCATGTACTAAGAGACCATATTTCAACATGTTTTCTGCTACTTAGGGAGAAACTCCTCTATAAATTCAAAACATTAGTTTTGTCATTCATGCTGTTGTGGGTGCTTTAAGGACAGAGCATAGGAAAAACAGCTAGAAACCTATAAAACAATATACTATATTCAAGATAAAACTTGACTACAGTTTAGGGACATCAGAAACTTTCTTCAGAGAAAACTCCagtaaaacattttacttttccttccttctccatctccacccACTGACAGTACAAGTCATGAAAAAGCCATCCACGTGGATTGTTAGAAGTCAGAGCATGTTATTTACCTTGAATGCTTTTGGACCTATGCCTGAAGAGGTGATATTATTTCTGCTCAGATCAAGCCTTTCCAAATTCGGTAATCCATTAAATGCTTCGTCCGGAATAGAGGTGATAGAATTGCCTAGGACACGTAGCAATTGTGTTTTAGGCCTATGTGCctataaatacatgtatacatgcaCATGCATAGATAGCAAAAGAGAGCTTTATCTGGAGGAAAAGCAATACTTATAGCAAAGacaatatgtattaaataagaaaatgagtgtttaggaaaaaaacaagactGGGACTAGACTATTTCATATGGTCAAAATTTTCACTCTAAGGACTTGTCATGCTCCAGTACATCATGTTTTAGATGAAGCTGCTTTAAAACAGCCAGAATGTGGTTTGGTAGACAATTCTGTTAACATTATGCATTTTACAACAAAGATGTGTTTATGGAAGGTGCTATAGAGACTGATTTTTATAGTTCTTTGTATTTCCCTATTGACATTTCCTAGACCCTGGACCAGAAATATACTGTGTTTTACAATGAAACCCTGGGCATGTGACTTGCCTTCtttgagcatcagtttcctctaAGTAAGAAGCTTGGGGAGATAATCTCTCAGATTGCCTCCAGATCTTATGTTATAATTCTGTGACTTCAATCTATAGAAGTTCCTGCATGCTTTAATTTATGGGGTTTTGGTTTGACATTTAATTAAGTACAGTAGTCAATGATTTTTAAAGCCAGAAAATGAGCTTATCAGAAATAGTGAGTACTATAAAAATCATGTGGTGTCCTTCTTATAAAACCAAGATACTGTGACTGAGCACAGGTCATTCATCTTTCATAAGACTTTAGactttcacaatttgttttgttttgttttgttttaatggcaGAGCACACCTGGCATGCAGGCTACAGAAGGAGGGGGCATTGCTGGAGCAGGACACTCTGGGCATGAGAAGAATTCCTTAGGAGGTCATGTGAACATGGTATCAGGAAGGCCATAACACCAGAAATGTCCTATTGCAGATTGGCTATCCTGATTAAAGGGGTCACGCTGTGACCATTGAGTATTTATTTATACgatcatttattatttctgtggTAGTTTATTTCTGTTACTTCCCCCAAGACACATCTGAAACCCCACTCAGATTCTCTCACCCCTGCATCTTCAGAGCTATCCCCAGCATGGGCCTTATTGCCAAGACTCATTCACTGTCCCAGTCTCCCCACCAGCCAGCCTCACACACTTATCTGTCCTGCCATTCCTCCACTCAGAGCTCTTCCTGGCCCTATAAGAATGTGGGCAAAAAGTCTGGACCACTCCATGCCTACCACAATGGCTAAAACAAGGGGGggaaacaacaggaactctctGATATTGCTGGAAGGAGTGTCACAGCCATTTTAAGGAactgtttggcagtttcttataaagttaaacatgctTTTACTGTAGCActcggcaatcccactcctgggtatataccctaggaaaaagaaaacttaggtCGGCACAAACATCCATatgtggatgtttatagcaactgtATGCATAATTGCCCCAAGCTGGAAATAATCCAGATGTTCTTCACCTGAGACCTGTGGTCTGTCCAAACAACTGAACACCTCTCAGAAGTAAGGAGGAGCCAGCTACTGATAAACGCCACAACCTGCATAGCCCTCAGAAGCATTatgataaatgaaagaagtccagctgaaaaggctacatgctgtatgattccatttctatgacatCCTAGAAAAGGTACTCTAGAGACAGAAAACATCAGGGCTGGTGAAAGGAGGGACATGAGAGAATTtggtgaggtgatggaaatgttatatcttgattgtggtattGACTgtaagcatttgtcaaaactcaaagcataacagggacttccctggtcgtccagtggttaagacttcaccttccaatgcaggggctgcaggtttgatccctggttggggagctaagatcccacatgctttgcggccaaaaaaacaaaacgtaaagcagaagcaatattgtaacgaattcaataaagactttaaaaatggtccacatcaaaaaaaaaaatcttaaaaaaaccctcaaagaatAACATGCTAATAATgttttactatatataaattataccttctAAACCTGGCTTTAGAAAAAAGTCAATAGGAAATCATGGTTTCACTTGGAGGAATTTACTTTATACCTGATGGTGCTATTCTGCAGTAAACACCTATCTCTTCTGCAAAGTTTTTATGTTTGAAGATTGTGAAATTAATCTGTTTGGGGTCAacttatattataaaattaaaatataacattcatAGGACAATGGGAGTTAACCACAAAATCAATTTAACGTCAACATCTCTTACCTATGAGCTCCAGACTTGTTATCTCTGGTGCTGTTAGCGGTGGTATTTGTGTGAGGTCGGCGCTGATACAGGAGATGGTTTTGTATGACAGAGAGCACCTGCTTGGCAGAGGTGGTATGCCCCTGGGGGTAGCTGGGATTGGGAGTTGAGAGGGCATCCTGAACATATCTCCTCTGACGGCGTCATCGTcatcctcgtcctcgtcctcgtcctcatCCTCGTCCTCATCCTCATTCTCATTCTCCCTTGCTGGGTTTCTGTGTTGATGGGCCTGCCTCCCCTTCTCTCCAGGTCTCTGCTCTCCCCCTTCTCTGCTCTGTCGCTCATTGGGAGGTCTCCCCCAATCTCCAGGTCTAGGGATCTTTTCCTTTTGCTCCCTAtcttcatcttgtttaatttcttcttcctcctcaaatTGAAGTTCCTCTTTTCTCAGTGCTTGATGCATTTCCACCCAAGGAGACGGCTGTTGCTTATGAAGTAAACTGGTAGGTTCTCTTTGTTCTGAAGAATCACCAGAAAATTCAGTTCTGTCATTTAATGCTATACTACTGAGTAGCAAATAGGAGGCTACTGACCACATAAGGAGAAGACAGCAGGGGCAAGTTGTGGtattaatgaaaggaaaaatcatagTGAAAATTAGGTTAGTAAATAACATTCCCTGTAGGTATATGAGTGCAGTTTAAATGTGAAATGTATCTTGAAATTTTTGTTTGAAgttttaatagaaataaataaactttatttctgttttgtaagacTTTATAGGCAAttcttgtttttccttgtgaGCCTTAATACTTATTTTTACTAAAGTATCATGCTATCTGGTGACTAAAGAGGGAATAATATTACCATATATTGCTTACCATAAGCAGTCCTATTGTGAGATTGTAATATAATCAGATGTGATAACTTTATAGTAGATACTGTTCAGTTAATTGGGCTTATTGATAATGTAAGAATTTGTACACTGTCAGAcataaaaaagtgaaagagaTGTACCTTTTACTTGTTTATGGTAGTGAAATTGGcttttatttatagatttattaTATCTGTCTGATTTTCTTTCAGCTCCATGGGCCTAAAAGCATCCTCTGAAATTTAGAGTTATAGaaaattctcttctgttttcctcccAGACTctgtacttaaattatttttacttcttgaGACCTATAGAAGATGTCCTGGATTTAGATGATGTTTCTTTAACCTAGACATATGCACAAGAGTACTTTTTATTATTCCATGATGATGATAGCATAATATATAATAGTAGAAAGTTTATCTACATTTGTATTTAGCTGTTATTATCTTTGGCAGAAAGTGGGGAAGACTTGACAAAGACCGGATTTTAGACTCACCCTCTGAATGAAGAGTTTTAGGGAAAAGTGAGCTCAGTACATAGATTTTCtttcatcaaaatataaaaatttacttaatcatttctatgattttatttaatgcCATACATAAATCACCCccaaaaaagaactcaaaatataATTATGTGAAGGAATTACTTGAGATTTCAAGTCAGTATGTATTATAAAGTCTGTGagttatttttttcacatctctgACAGAACATGCAAAAGGAGAGTaggaaaaaattagcaaaatgaaactaaaactaTCATATTGAAACGTTTAAAATCTTTTCTGTATATCcaagtttatttttccaaaataaccACAGCATTTCAAGAATAATAGTTCAAGTCCTTTGAAAAATGTCTGAGAATTTCTGGATCTTGCCTTTATAAATCTTCTGTTTCATATCCCAAGGAGTCAGtttcattaaaaacttttattttctaacattttttaaagtcataataGCTTAGTAAAATAATTAGTAGTATACACCAAAATACAGTTCCTAAATGTTCTGATGTTCTTCCTGGTAGGAGACTTTTGTAGGTAACCACCCTGTGATCATCCTGTGTGCTTGGAAACAATCTACCTTGATCATAGGCAACAGAAAATATCTGTATCCCTTCCCATCgaattatttaacatatatttatttatttcataagctATTGGCCAGGCTTTTCTTGCAGGAGTCCTGAGGCTTCCTCCCTAGAGTCCTCTACTGCATCAGCCTCATAGATAAGGCACAGTGAGCAGCCAACAAAACCTCATAGTGTGATCTTTCTGTGCACAGCAGTGCCACAACAGAAAGCCACTGCTCCAGGGCCATTGCCCTTTATTTCCCTAGGATTACCTGAGCAGTAATGACTGCACATAGACTGGGAAAACTGCACATAGACTGGGAAAACTGGGAAAACTGGGCTTTTTCTCTAGATGCAAACCACTCCTCCCTTTGTTCACCATGAGTTCTTCATCTTCATTTGGGTTGATAACTGTAAACACACTGAGttgaattaagtgagataatgcatgtaaggAACTAAGCAGAGTTCTTCACGCATACTAAGAACATGGGAGCTGTTTGCTATGTAAATTCTATCACTACATCTGTAATGCTGCGAGTCAAATGTGGAATGTGATCTGGTCTGAGTTTACTCATTCTAATAGAGCTAGAACTCTAAAGccaagatgttttatttttctctcccctaTCATGCAATTTCCCAAATAATTTCCATGTTTAGCATCATTGTGCCAATATTTTAAGTACCCTGATGACTAGtttatcataatttaaaatttaaggtagtgacaaaataaaaacaaatggaagttAAAGACTAAATCACATGTGATATTTTGTTTGGGCTAAATATTTGTACCAGTATCAGAGCAGACGGGGCAGCATTCTCCTTCAAGTGTAACTGTTTGGGGGCACATCTGAGGGTGGCACTTGGTCTCATCACAAAGGACTCTTCCATTCGAGCAGAGGCAGGTAGTGCAGGGCTCAGGAGACCATACAGCTTTGTTATACATGATCATCCCATTTGCCAAACAGTGTCCTTTCTTTCCTAGAAGAGAACAGTAACATTTAAATTCCTTGTATGATTACTAGCACTTGTGAATGGAAGTGAGCCCAATGTGATAGACCCACACAAGGATAACATTCTATGTTCTTTCATGCAGAGGATAAAAGTATCTTACAGGTGTAACCCTCTGAAATGCTTTTCACATGCTGTATTCTCAACCCCTCTTACTTAGGCTCTGAGAGTGACCTCCTCATGGTAACTTGAGCCTGAATCGTACTTCCATCCTGCATCTGTCAGGATGGCTAAGTTatacaacagcaacaaacaacccccaaatctcagttaTTTCTTGTTCCTGCTATGTGTCCAATGTAGATATTGTCAGGATAAAAAATAGGCTTCATCTCCAAGCAGGCTGCCCTGATGACCAGCACAGCAGTGGGAATGTGAGGTTGCAAATAACACACAAGCTCTAAACTTGTCTAATTATATTGGCCAAGGCAAATTATACGGCTACATCTAacttcagaagagaaaaagcagtaTAGTTCCATCACATGCCAGAGAGCAGAGAGCTGGAACAGCACTAATGATGAATGAGCCCACATTGTACCCTTCCTGATGTGCAGATGGAGAGGTGAAATAAGACTGTATGCTTGTGGTGCTTTTTACATTGAATTCTCGATGAGACATTGCAACAATCtcttattttttagaatagttgTGTTATTGAAATACAATTCAAATACCCTTTTAAAGTACACAGtgcagtgggttttagtatattgtTTTCTCTACATAGAGTGTTGTAGATACATGGATATGTGTGTCAACTAAGCAGGCCATTAGACAGTCAATTTGAATATTAGAGGGGATGTTTCCCTTCCAATTCTAGTGTTATTCCTGATAACTCTTTTCCATCTGTTGAGCCACTGTCCCCGCAAATGAGCTCTCACATTTGTCCCCTTCTTTCCCTTACTGCTGTGTCAACCCTGTTCAAGCCCTACCCATCTCTCATTTGGATACTTACAGTAAACTAATCCCACCCATCCAATTTCtcccctggaaaaaaaaaatagatataatcaGGAGTTGTCTCCTGATTATAAAAGTACTATAGtgtatcaaaattccaacagccttttttgcagaaatggaaaagttaaTCCTTAATTTCATAAGGAATTATAAggggccccaaatagccaaaaaaaatcttgaaagaaaataaaattttttgagggctcacacttccagatttcaaaacttaccacaaagctacaataatcagcTTAtaccagtatggtactggcataaggataaacatatagaccagtggaatattgagagtccagaaataaacccattacatctatggccaattgatttttgacaaaagtgccaagcccattcaatggggaaaaaagttgtctcttcaacaaatggtgctgggacaactgtatATCcgtatgcaaaagaatgaagttgccCCCTACCTCATgccaaatataaaaattaactcaaaatggatcaaaacctaaatataagatgtaaaatataatattcataaaataaagcATGACCTTGGATTTCGCAATGGATTTTTAGATATGAttccaaaagcacaagcaacaaaagaaaaaatagatgaattggactgtatcaaaatttaaaatttggtcCATTGGAGAACATTGTCAAGAAAGTCGAAGGACAATGTAcacaatgagagaaaatatttgcaaatcatatctgataagggtctaataTCTTGAATATACAtgaagaactcttataactcaacaacagaaaGCCAGCCCAATTAAAatatggacaaaggacttgaatagacatttctccaaagaagatatacaatgaaCAATAAGCACATAAAGAGATGCTGagagtcattagggaaatacaaattaaaccaCAATGTGATAATCACTTCACTTCCACAAGAAtggctatattttttaaatggaaaataatggcAAGGATGTGGTGAAATTGGAGTCTTTGTATATTGCTGGTGggtatataaaatgatatagcTTCTCTGGGGAACATTTGGCAATTTCTcaataaattaaacatataattaccacatgacccagctcCTAGGTACCTGatattccacttctaggtatatacccaagggaACTGAAAACGAGAATTCAGAtagaaacttgtacacaaatgttcgtAGCTGtgctattcacagtagccaaaaggtggaaacaacgcaattatccatcaatggatgaaaggataaacaaaacatggtatttctctGCAATGAGATATAATTcagcataaaaaaagaatgaagtactgatacactgTACAACAtgagtgaaccttgaaaacattatgccaagtaaaagaagtcagacaccaaaggccacatattataggactccttttatattaaatattcagaataggcaaattcatagagacagaaagatcagtggttgccagggatttcggggaggagaaaatggggagtAAGTGCTTAATATATATGTAGTTCCCTTTTAGGGTGAAGAAAGTGTTCAGGAACAAGATaatggtgacggttgcacaacattgtgaatatacttaatgccactgaattgtacacttttaaatggttaaatgaTAAGTTttatgtcatgtgtattttaccacaatttttttttcttttttttttgcggtacgcgggcctctcactgttgcggcctctcccgttggcagagcacaggctccggatgcgcaggctcagcggccatggctcacgggcctagccgctccacagcatgtgggatcttcccggaccggggcacgaacccgtgtcccctgcatcagcaggcggactcccaaccactgtgccaccagggaaacccacaatttttttaaattgtactgtAAGACCACTGGAAAACATTTTAGGACAATTTAGAAATCTTTCGTATACATCTTCTATACCTTTTAATGCACATCACCCTAtgctgcatattttttaaaacagatttgaaATCACATTATGCATACTACTTTTcaacctttttattttctattattatagCTTGGATATCTTTCCACTTAATTAGGGAAATTGACCTCATCGTTCTTTAAGAGTTATGGGTACCCTATAATCATCATTTTAAATTCCCTgcctccaggctctttcttctcTCAATCATGTTGTAAATGTGACCTAAATTGTCTCTTTTCCTGGTAATTGTATGTTATTTCTGTTAACTTCGTGGAAATAACATCATTTAGAAGCATTTGGTTTTCTTGAGACAATGTATGAAGTATTGGTCACAGAACATTATGTGGTGATACATTCTTTTGAAAGTTTTATGTAATGGTaccatatgtataatataattacTTTTTCCTTCCAAACCTGGAAAAATGTGGACCAACTAAATATTAGTGTTTAAAAATGCCTAGTTGAAATCTTCGGAAGAATTTCCAatcttttcaaactttaaaaattcagtagtttggtctatataaaataaattcagtggCTTAACTTCATGTttggttgaaaatatttaatagccGTGAGTTCATAGACTCATCTgaatcatttatttctatatcctAGATGATCTATCatgataaatgaaaaagcagtttTGACATGTATATTACTATATTATGATTACAACTATTTTAAGTACATGGCATAGTAAACAGACTAGAAATAATAAACCAAAATAGTAACTATGATTTTATAAATGTAGTTATAGgataagtaatattttttctgttttacaatAATTTGTATTATAAGTATATTCTGTgaatggttttttaaattatttcaaaatttatcttTGTAGATTAAACCAAAAGATAATATaataacttgaatttttaaaaaattttctttttggagtttctctctcttcctctctcctactGTTTTCTTACCTGGTAACACATTATAGCTTGCTTCTACTCCGGGAAATCTTAAAAAGGATTCAAACTTTTCCTCCGTACTATAATCCAAGTTAACCATGGGAAGTGTTGCTGCTGGTGTAACTATCCTCATTTGCTGAATTCCAAGCTGTCTACTGGATCTGTGGATGGGCGAGGaactttt encodes:
- the ECM2 gene encoding extracellular matrix protein 2 isoform X3, with protein sequence MKFSSLYCFLLLLVIQTDFGQNEETSRKERRKMYYRRQRKSSSPIHRSSRQLGIQQMRIVTPAATLPMVNLDYSTEEKFESFLRFPGVEASYNVLPGKKGHCLANGMIMYNKAVWSPEPCTTCLCSNGRVLCDETKCHPQMCPQTVTLEGECCPVCSDTEQREPTSLLHKQQPSPWVEMHQALRKEELQFEEEEEIKQDEDREQKEKIPRPGDWGRPPNERQSREGGEQRPGEKGRQAHQHRNPARENENEDEDEDEDEDEDEDDDDAVRGDMFRMPSQLPIPATPRGIPPLPSRCSLSYKTISCISADLTQIPPLTAPEITSLELIGNSITSIPDEAFNGLPNLERLDLSRNNITSSGIGPKAFKLLKKLMRLNMDGNNLVAIPSELPSTLEELKINENNLQVIDEESLSDLNQLATLELEGNSLSETNVNSLAFKPLKSLSYLRLGRNKFRIIPQGLPASIEELYLENNQIEEITEISFNHTRKINVIVLRYNKIEENRIASLAWINQENLESIDLSYNKLYHVPSYLPKSLLHLVLIGNQIERIPGFVFGHMEPGLEYLYLSFNKLVDDGIDQVSFYGAYHSLRELFLDHNELKSIPPGVPEMKALHFLRLNNNKIRNILPEQICNSEEDGDSTLEHLHLENNYIKTREISPYAFSCIRSYSSVVLKPQNIK
- the ECM2 gene encoding extracellular matrix protein 2 isoform X1, with product MKFSSLYCFLLLLVIQTDFGQNEETSRKERRKMYYRRQRKSSSPIHRSSRQLGIQQMRIVTPAATLPMVNLDYSTEEKFESFLRFPGVEASYNVLPGKKGHCLANGMIMYNKAVWSPEPCTTCLCSNGRVLCDETKCHPQMCPQTVTLEGECCPVCSDTVASYLLLSSIALNDRTEFSGDSSEQREPTSLLHKQQPSPWVEMHQALRKEELQFEEEEEIKQDEDREQKEKIPRPGDWGRPPNERQSREGGEQRPGEKGRQAHQHRNPARENENEDEDEDEDEDEDEDDDDAVRGDMFRMPSQLPIPATPRGIPPLPSRCSLSYKTISCISADLTQIPPLTAPEITSLELIGNSITSIPDEAFNGLPNLERLDLSRNNITSSGIGPKAFKLLKKLMRLNMDGNNLVAIPSELPSTLEELKINENNLQVIDEESLSDLNQLATLELEGNSLSETNVNSLAFKPLKSLSYLRLGRNKFRIIPQGLPASIEELYLENNQIEEITEISFNHTRKINVIVLRYNKIEENRIASLAWINQENLESIDLSYNKLYHVPSYLPKSLLHLVLIGNQIERIPGFVFGHMEPGLEYLYLSFNKLVDDGIDQVSFYGAYHSLRELFLDHNELKSIPPGVPEMKALHFLRLNNNKIRNILPEQICNSEEDGDSTLEHLHLENNYIKTREISPYAFSCIRSYSSVVLKPQNIK
- the ECM2 gene encoding extracellular matrix protein 2 isoform X4; this translates as MKFSSLYCFLLLLVIQTDFGQNEETSRKERRKMYYRRQRKSSSPIHRSSRQLGIQQMRIVTPAATLPMVNLDYSTEEKFESFLRFPGVEASYNVLPGKKGHCLANGMIMYNKAVWSPEPCTTCLCSNGRVLCDETKCHPQMCPQTVTLEGECCPVCSDTVASYLLLSSIALNDRTEFSGDSSEQREPTSLLHKQQPSPWVEMHQALRKEELQFEEEEEIKQDEDREQKEKIPRPGDWGRPPNERQSREGGEQRPGEKGRQAHQHRNPARENENEDEDEDEDEDEDEDDDDAVRGDMFRMPSQLPIPATPRGIPPLPSRCSLSYKTISCISADLTQIPPLTAPEITSLELIGNSITSIPDEAFNGLPNLERLDLSRNNITSSGIGPKAFKLLKKLMRLNMDGNNLVAIPSELPSTLEELKINENNLQVIDEESLSDLNQLATLELEGNSLSETNVNSLAFKPLKSLSYLRLGRNKFRIIPQGLPASIEELYLENNQIEEITEISFNHTRKINVIVLRYNKIEENRIASLAWINQENILPEQICNSEEDGDSTLEHLHLENNYIKTREISPYAFSCIRSYSSVVLKPQNIK
- the ECM2 gene encoding extracellular matrix protein 2 isoform X2, giving the protein MKFSSLYCFLLLLVIQTDFGQNEETSRKERRKMYYRRQRKSSSPIHRSSRQLGIQQMRIVTPAATLPMVNLDYSTEEKFESFLRFPGVEASYNVLPGKKGHCLANGMIMYNKAVWSPEPCTTCLCSNGRVLCDETKCHPQMCPQTVTLEGECCPVCSDTASYLLLSSIALNDRTEFSGDSSEQREPTSLLHKQQPSPWVEMHQALRKEELQFEEEEEIKQDEDREQKEKIPRPGDWGRPPNERQSREGGEQRPGEKGRQAHQHRNPARENENEDEDEDEDEDEDEDDDDAVRGDMFRMPSQLPIPATPRGIPPLPSRCSLSYKTISCISADLTQIPPLTAPEITSLELIGNSITSIPDEAFNGLPNLERLDLSRNNITSSGIGPKAFKLLKKLMRLNMDGNNLVAIPSELPSTLEELKINENNLQVIDEESLSDLNQLATLELEGNSLSETNVNSLAFKPLKSLSYLRLGRNKFRIIPQGLPASIEELYLENNQIEEITEISFNHTRKINVIVLRYNKIEENRIASLAWINQENLESIDLSYNKLYHVPSYLPKSLLHLVLIGNQIERIPGFVFGHMEPGLEYLYLSFNKLVDDGIDQVSFYGAYHSLRELFLDHNELKSIPPGVPEMKALHFLRLNNNKIRNILPEQICNSEEDGDSTLEHLHLENNYIKTREISPYAFSCIRSYSSVVLKPQNIK